A region from the Linepithema humile isolate Giens D197 chromosome 1, Lhum_UNIL_v1.0, whole genome shotgun sequence genome encodes:
- the LOC105674549 gene encoding L-asparaginase 1, whose amino-acid sequence MSRSSCESLNNVLNENGETSHGGTMDSRTKKNLINDLGNENKPEGRVLVLFTGGTIGMMRNEQGALVPIANAFVKNLRKYPQLHDREYAEKRFGAMGPLVLPVTATDNRRIIYSVLEYSNLCDSCNMTMDEWIRIANDIKESYEYFDGFVILHGTDTLSYTASALSFMLEALGKVVILTGSQVPIFDTRSDGLDNFLASLVIAGNYNIPEVCVFFGTNLMRGNRTSKMSATSFEAFHSSNFPPLATANIKIEVDYRSIFRPCTLEKFYVHASLNRNVGLLRLFPSITSDLVKVFLQSPIEGVVLQSYGTGNIPTNREDIIEEFRAAAKRGVIIVNITQCANGCVSDAYEAGKLLQNAGVISGFDMTPEAALTKLAYVLSKREWDTETKRQMMQTNLRGELTAGRPPTMQDWDLVEAVARSLRLSSAAELQELGSILFPAMLNAAVIRRDIMKLESLKGYGADISQINADGRTALHIACCEGDINVVRRLLKMGANVHVKDRFDRTPLTDAIEYDHHEIIKVLLQCGAHLHGNALLIGARMCAAATAGNKKRLQSYLLSGADLSQKNASGCTPLHFAALHDHAETIEFLLDHGADPCSIDMLGQTAADLAKAVQAGNAMRLLAPFKQDDNDADDNKIVMHVNARS is encoded by the exons ATGTCACGATCATCATGCGAATCGCTTAACAATGTGCTCAATGAGAATGGCGAAACGAGTCATGGTGGAACTATGGACAGCAGAACCAAGAAGAACCTTATCAATGATTTGGGCAATGAAAACAAACCCGAGGGACGTGTTCTCGTGCTTTTCACAGGTGGCACAATAGGAATGATGAGAAATGAACAAGGAG caCTGGTACCGATAGCTAACGCGTTTGTCAAAAATCTACGAAAGTATCCACAGTTACATGATCGCGAGTATGCTGAGAAAAGGTTTGGCGCGATGGGACCGCTAGTGCTGCc TGTGACTGCAACTGACAATCGCCGGATTATTTATAGTGTACTAGAATACTCAAATCTCTGTGACTCCTGTAACATGACTATGGATGAGTGGATTCGCATTGCAAACGATATCAAA GAATCCTATGAATACTTCGACGGATTTGTGATTCTTCACGGTACCGACACTCTGAGTTACACTGCGTCCGCTTTGTCCTTTATGCTGGAAGCTCTGGGCAAAGTCGTCATTCTCACCGGTTCGCAAGTGCCGATTTTTGATACAAGGAGCGACGGTCTAGACAATTTTTTGGCGTCTCTTGTAATAGCGGGCAATTACAACATACCTGAGgtatgcgtgtttttcggtaCGAATTTAATGCGCGGCAATCGAACGAGCAAGATGTCCGCAACTTCCTTCGAAGCCTTCCATTCATCCAACTTTCCACCTTTGGCCACGGCAAACATCAAGATTGAAG tcgACTATCGCTCAATTTTCCGGCCGTGCACTTTGGAGAAGTTCTACGTACATGCATCCCTCAACCGAAACGTAGGTCTTCTCCGGCTGTTTCCCAGCATCACGTCCGATCTGGTGAAAGTGTTTCTTCAGTCACCTATCGAGGGCGTCGTACTGCAGTCTTATGGCACGGGGAATATTCCTACAAATCGTGAAGATATTATCGAAGAATTTCGTGCGGCGGCAAAGCGCGGTgtgataattgtaaatatcacGCAATGCGCAAACGGATGTGTATCGGATGCATACGAAGCTGGAAAACTGCTCCAAAATGCTG GAGTGATATCGGGTTTCGACATGACTCCGGAGGCCGCGTTAACGAAACTCGCCTATGTTTTGTCAAAACGTGAGTGGGATACGGAAACCAAGCGACAAATGATGCAGACCAATTTGCGAGGCGAGCTAACGGCCGGCCGACCGCCTACCATGCAGGATTGGGATTTAGTGGAGGCTGTGGCTAGGTCTTTGAGATTATCTTCAGCGGCCGAGCTTCAAGAATTGGGATCGATCCTATTTCCGGCTATGTTGAACGCCGCAGTAATCAGACGCGACATTATGAAACTTGAGTCGTTAAAAGGATAC ggTGCGGACATCTCACAGATCAATGCAGATGGCCGAACAGCTTTACACATAGCTTGCTGTGAAGGGGATATAAATGTCGTACGACGTCTTTTAAAGATGGGTGCCAACGTTCATGTTAAAGATCGGTTTGATCGCACGCCTCTCACCGATGCAATCGAATACGATCATCACGAG ATTATCAAAGTGCTGCTGCAATGCGGCGCGCATCTTCACGGCAACGCTCTGCTGATAGGAGCGAGGATGTGTGCGGCCGCGACCGCCGGAAATAAGAAGCGCCTGCAATCGTATCTGCTGTCCGGTGCCGATCTGTCGCAGAAGAACGCCTCCGGATGCACACCGCTACACTTTGCCGCTCTTCACGACCATGCAGAAACGATAGAATTCCTGCTGGATCACGGCGCGGATCCGTGCTCCATCGACATGCTGGGACAAACTGCGGCGGATCTCGCAAAAGCCGTACAAGCCGGGAACGCAATGCGCTTATTGGCGCCTTTCAAACAGGACGATAATGATGCCGACGACAATAAAATCGTGATGCATGTAAACGCAAGATCTTGA
- the LOC105674551 gene encoding uncharacterized protein, which yields MKATPVDSIALLLSLVLCFMRVIADGGARTSAKHNSPFINNRKSQLIAFDSKGGVIEVNWDFSVPFFTLPLNHIGENGEVLPLVTVNTKGLSVAGVLTALVTLAVPLLSKSKPSSMNYRNSDSQWSRMGETINEIMLGNSYITPCVQRIVCSIVSEASHSDNPSSTDKIIDGLSSHKWFKEFTNGTVLQEAIRMGREGHHDCGRMYKECFVTPRILKSMMVQLGVI from the exons ATGAAGGCCACTCCGGTAGACTCAATTGCTCTGCTTCTCTCTCTTGTGCTATGCTTTATGCGAGTTATCGCCGACGGCGGTGCGAGAACATCCGCGAAGCACAACAGTCCGTTTATCAACAATCGCAAGTCTCAACTTATCGCTTTCGATTCGAAAGGTGGAGTGATTGAA gTTAATTGGGACTTTTCGGTACCTTTTTTCACATTACCATTAAATCATATAGGCGAGAATGGCGAGGTGTTACCGTTAGTCACAGTTAACACGAAAGGATTGTCAGTCGCCGGCGTATTAACAGCCCTTGTCACCTTAGCAGTGCCTCTCTTATCGAAGTCGAAGCCGAGTTCAATGAATTATCGAA ACTCGGACTCACAATGGTCGCGAATGGGAGAAACGATAAACGAGATCATGCTTGGCAATAGTTACATCACTCCTTGCGTACAACGCATTGTCTGCTCCATCGTTTCCGAGGCGAGTCATTCCGACAATCCCTCAAGCACCGACAAGATCATTGACGGTTTATCAAG TCACAAGTGGTTTAAGGAATTCACGAATGGAACAGTCCTTCAGGAAGCCATAAGGATGGGGCGAGAGGGACATCATGACTGCGGACGCATGTACAAGGAGTGTTTCGTGACACCGAGGATCCTTAAAAGTATGATGGTACAACTTGGAGTGATCTGA
- the LOC105674550 gene encoding uncharacterized protein produces the protein MTLCISRSLIVTLGCFAVLVGCSPKFDDGGFVPSSISYMEKHGKAEDQIAMPSSQIKQRDETPKRESETNDISDRNQEARFGFTNIGSTGSGYGVSPYAPAKIDLGGLLLGAIIGVGSILIIPKLLYVLSGTYGTYARSEDNSFTQTLTRIDDVLARHGIDTTSCMQRAVCTYSQQAATAVGDENANANESENDQEEKTSSFNRMVNTITTNQVFRTAMQGTAVAEAVEAGKTGRSCSRSYPHCGFSMETMLSLLANVIAAANTRVPTPTGPSSL, from the exons ATGACGCTTTGCATTTCGCGAAGTTTAATTGTGACACTCGGTTGTTTCGCTGTCCTGGTCGGTTGCAGTCCGAAGTTCGACGATGGAGG ATTTGTGCCGAGCTCCATTAGTTACATGGAAAAACATGGAAAGGCAGAGGATCAAATAGCTATGCCGTCTTCTCAGATTAAACAGCGTGATGAAACCCCGAAACGCGAATCCGAAACGAATGACATCTCAGATCGCAATCAAGAGGCGCGATTTGGCTTCACGAATATTGGAAGTACCGGAAGC GGTTACGGCGTGTCGCCTTACGCACCGGCGAAGATAGACCTTGGTGGACTTCTCTTAGGAGCCATCATAGGCGTGGGATCGATTCTCATCATCCCAAAGCTGCTCTACGTTTTGTCGGGCACTTACGGCACATATGCGAGAA GTGAGGACAATAGTTTTACCCAGACTCTGACAAGGATCGACGATGTCCTGGCTCGTCACGGCATCGACACGACCTCGTGTATGCAGCGCGCAGTATGCACGTATTCGCAGCAAGCGGCCACCGCAGTCGGCGACGAGAACGCGAACGCGAACGAGAGCGAGAACGATCAAGAAGAGAAGACGTCGTCCTTCAATAGAATGGTGAATACTATCACTACCAACCAGGTGTTCCGCACTGCCATGCAGGGTACGGCGGTCGCGGAGGCGGTGGAGGCCGGCAAGACGGGCAGGAGCTGCTCGAGATCGTATCCGCACTGCGGATTCTCGATGGAGACGATGCTGTCGCTGCTGGCCAACGTTATCGCGGCAGCAAACACCCGCGTCCCGACACCCACCGGTCCCTCGTCGTTGTAA